Genomic window (Paenibacillus sp. PK3_47):
CAGCTACATTACCGCGCTGAACATGATCAGGGAAGGACTGGCTGTAGGCGTCATGTCCCAGCTGTCATTATTGTCTCCGCCGCAGAATGTCATCATCCGCGAACTCTCCCCTGATGCTTACAGGGATATCGAAATTGCCGTCCATTCCCTGGAGGAGGCCTCAATCGCCGTCCGGCTTTTTATAGAAACAGCTGTAGAGCTGTTCTCCGGAGCGGAGACATCTGTGCTTGAACCGGATACACATTTCAATATGAGGAGTGATCATCATGAAATATAACCGTTTGGGCAGCAGCGGTCTGCAGGTATCGGCCCTGGGCCTTGGAACCAACTCTTTCGGTAAAAGAGCGGACGGGCAGACCTCGGTTAACATTCTGCATGCCGCACTGGATCAGGGCATTAATTTTATTGATACCGCCAATATTTACGCCGGCACGGAATCGGAGCGGATCATCGGCACCGGTCTGGAAGGCAGACGCCAGGACGCTGTTCTGGCAACCAAAGCCGGCCTCCCCAGACATGATGGCCCCAACGGAAGCGGCTCTTCCCGCCATCATTTGATGCTGGAGCTGGAGGGCAGCCTGCGCCGGCTGAAGACCGACTATGTTGACCTGTACCAGATTCATACCTTTGATCCCTATACCCCGCTGGACGAGACCCTGCGGGCCCTTGATGATATGGTATCCTCCGGCAAAGTCCGCTACATCGGGGCGTCCAATTACGCCGCCTGGGAGCTGATGAAGGCACTGGGCATCAGTGAGGCCCGTAGCCTGGTGAAATACACCTCCATTCAATGCAGCTACTCCCTGGCTGACCGCACACCGGAAACCGAGCTGGTTCCGCTCTGTCTGGATCAGGGCATCGGATTGATCCCTTACTTCCCGCTCGCCGGAGGCATTCTTACCGGGAAATATTCGGGGGAAGACGCTGCGCCTGCCGGTTCGCGGGCAGATACTGACCCGAACTTCCGCCGGTTCCTGACGCCTGAAGCACTGGAGCTCGGCCGTTCGGTCAGCACCATCGCCGAAGAGGCCGGGGTATCGCCTGCGGCATTGTCCCTGGCCTGGCTGATGGGCAGACCTGCAGTATCTACGGTAATTGTAGGCGCTACTAGCGCAGAGCAGCTGCAGCACAATCTGCACAGCGCAGAGATCCAGCCGGATGCAGCCGTTCTGGACAAGCTGAATGAGGCAAGCTCCGCCTTCCGCAGAGGAGAGCCGTTCGCTTTCTACCGGCTGCCGTAACCTGTAACGCCATATAAGCCGAAGGGAACCTCCGCACTGTGCACGGAGGTTCCCTTCGGCTATATTTATTCAGCATTCATTTTTTATACAACGGCCATGAACCGTTCCATATCTTCCTGCACGGTAGTGATGCCGCCGATTCCGAAGTTGTCGACCAGCACCTTCGCCACATTCGGCGAGAGGAAAGCAGGGAGCGTAGGTCCAAGATGGATATTCTTCACACCCAGGTACAAGAGGGCCAGCAGGACAATAACCGCCTTTTGTTCATACCAGGCAATGTTGTAGGAGATCGGCAGATCATTGACATCATCAAGGCCGAATACCTCCTTCAGCTTCAGCGCAATCACAACAAGCGAATAAGAATCGTTGCACTGCCCGGCATCCAGTACACGCGGAATTCCGCCGATATCCCCGAGGTCAAGCTTGTTGTATTTATACTTCGCACAGCCTGCGGTAAGAATTACGGTATCTCCAGGCAGCTCAGAGGCAAAATCGGTGTAATAATTGCGGCTCTTCATCCGGCCGTCGCAGCCTGCCATCACGAAGAACTGTTTGATCGCCCCCGTCTGAACAGCCTCGACCACCTGGTCCGCAACACCCATAACGGCTGCATGAGCGAACCCGCCGACAATCTCCCCGGTCTCGATCTCAATCGGAGCCGCGCAGCCCTTGGCCTGTTCAATGATGGAGGAGAAGTCCTTCACCCCGTCTGCCCCGGCGGAAATGTGGCGAACGCCCGGGAATCCGGTATTTCCTGTCGTATACAAACGGTCGATGTAACCTGCCTTCGGCGGCACGATACAGTTCGTGGTCATCAGGATCGGACCGTTGAAGCTGTCGAACTCCTCCGCCTGCTTCCACCAGGCATTGCCGTAGTTGCCTACGAAATGGCTGTATTTTTTGAATGCAGGATAGTAGTGGGCCGGGAGCATCTCGCTGTGGGTGTAGACATCCACGCCGGTGCCTTCCGTCTGTTTCAGCAGCTCTTCCATATCCTTCAGGTCATGTCCGCTGATCAGGATGCCCGGGTTACTGCCTACTCCGATATTGACCTTGGTAATCTCCGGATTGCCGTAGGTTGAAGTATTCGCCCGGTCAAGCAGCGCCATTACATCCACACCGTGCTTGCCGCATTCCATAACCAGAGCCACCAGCTCGTCAGCAGTAAGGCTGTCATCGAGCGTGGATACCAGGCCTTTTTCCATAAAAGCATGCGCACCTTCGTCATAATGGTTCAGCACTGCGGCATGCTCCATGTAAGCAGCCATACCTTTCAGCCCGTAAGTCAAAAGCTCCCGCAGGGAGCGGATATCCTCATTCTCGGTGAAAAGTACACCTACGGTCTCCGACTTCGCCAGCAGCTCCTCTTCCGTACCGGCAGTCCAGAGTGCGGCATCATGCTGTGCCATAGGAACTTCTGCACCGGCCTCCTGAAGTCTGCTGCTCCACTGATCGCGGATGACAAGCCCCTCTCTGATTCTCTCAATAAAGCTCTCAGGTACAAAATTGGCATTGGTAATTGTTGCGAACATGCTCTCTATAATAAACTTTTCGGTGGCTGCATCCCTGATGCCTTGCTCCCGTCCCTGGCGTGCAAAGATGGAAATGCCCTTCAGCGTATAAATCATCAGATCCTGAAGATTCGCTACTTCACTGGTTTTGCCGCATACTCCCTGTATGGTACAGCCCGTTCCCTTAGCCGCTTCCTGACATTGAAAACAAAACATGCTGCTCATTGCACGTTCACTCCCTGTTATTAATATAATTTGGCACTGGCAGAACCATGTTCGTCCCGCCTTTACAGTTACAGCTTATTGTAGTAGACTTTCGCCATAGAATCGGTAACGGATGTTACCGGAAGCCGTAAATTTGGAGGAAATTTATGAGACCGGACCCTGCTGTACTGCAATCCTGCCTCCTGTTCCGGGAGAAATCCGTGGAAGACATTGAATCCCTGCTGAACACGATGATCTATACCGTTCATAATTATCATAAAAATGCACTGATCCTGGCTGAAGGGGATATCGCCGACCGGATCGGCATCGTGCTGTCAGGCCGCATAGAGGTACAGAAAACCCACCCTACCGGCAGCAGCGTGACGATTGCCCATCTCAGCGGGGGACAAACCATCGGAGAAGCCGTGCTGTTCCGCAGGGAAAATATCGTCCCCGCCACAGTGACCGCCACCGGCCCCTGCTCGGTGATGTTCATCAGCAAGCAGGAGCTGCTGCGCCTGTTCACGGCGGATACGGACATGCTTACCCGTTTCATTGAGAATCTTTCCAACCGCCTCGTGATGGTGAACCGCAAGATTGAAATTTTGTCAGCCGGCTCCCTGCGGCGGCGTGTGGTCAACTTTTTGCTGGAGCAGGCGGCTCTGCAGGATTCGGACCAGATCAAGCTTCCTTTCAGCAGAAAAGAATGGGCAGAGCATCTCAATACAGCCCGTCCTTCACTCTCCCGTGAAATGGGCCTGCTGCGTGACATGGGCTGGATCGAATTTAAAGGAAGCCATATTACGCTGCTGAACAGCCGGGAGATGCAAGAATACATGCGCAAAGGCGATAACATTTCCGGTTGAACAGTTATTACTAAAAGTGGAGGGTATACAATGCTCAAAATAACCGCACAAGGCGTGGAGAATATGCTGGGTGAACACCGGCGCTTTTTTCACAGTGGAGCTACGCGGGAGGCTGCCTTCCGGCTGGAACAGCTCCAGAAGCTGAA
Coding sequences:
- a CDS encoding aldo/keto reductase, whose translation is MKYNRLGSSGLQVSALGLGTNSFGKRADGQTSVNILHAALDQGINFIDTANIYAGTESERIIGTGLEGRRQDAVLATKAGLPRHDGPNGSGSSRHHLMLELEGSLRRLKTDYVDLYQIHTFDPYTPLDETLRALDDMVSSGKVRYIGASNYAAWELMKALGISEARSLVKYTSIQCSYSLADRTPETELVPLCLDQGIGLIPYFPLAGGILTGKYSGEDAAPAGSRADTDPNFRRFLTPEALELGRSVSTIAEEAGVSPAALSLAWLMGRPAVSTVIVGATSAEQLQHNLHSAEIQPDAAVLDKLNEASSAFRRGEPFAFYRLP
- the hcp gene encoding hydroxylamine reductase, which codes for MSSMFCFQCQEAAKGTGCTIQGVCGKTSEVANLQDLMIYTLKGISIFARQGREQGIRDAATEKFIIESMFATITNANFVPESFIERIREGLVIRDQWSSRLQEAGAEVPMAQHDAALWTAGTEEELLAKSETVGVLFTENEDIRSLRELLTYGLKGMAAYMEHAAVLNHYDEGAHAFMEKGLVSTLDDSLTADELVALVMECGKHGVDVMALLDRANTSTYGNPEITKVNIGVGSNPGILISGHDLKDMEELLKQTEGTGVDVYTHSEMLPAHYYPAFKKYSHFVGNYGNAWWKQAEEFDSFNGPILMTTNCIVPPKAGYIDRLYTTGNTGFPGVRHISAGADGVKDFSSIIEQAKGCAAPIEIETGEIVGGFAHAAVMGVADQVVEAVQTGAIKQFFVMAGCDGRMKSRNYYTDFASELPGDTVILTAGCAKYKYNKLDLGDIGGIPRVLDAGQCNDSYSLVVIALKLKEVFGLDDVNDLPISYNIAWYEQKAVIVLLALLYLGVKNIHLGPTLPAFLSPNVAKVLVDNFGIGGITTVQEDMERFMAVV
- a CDS encoding Crp/Fnr family transcriptional regulator, which gives rise to MRPDPAVLQSCLLFREKSVEDIESLLNTMIYTVHNYHKNALILAEGDIADRIGIVLSGRIEVQKTHPTGSSVTIAHLSGGQTIGEAVLFRRENIVPATVTATGPCSVMFISKQELLRLFTADTDMLTRFIENLSNRLVMVNRKIEILSAGSLRRRVVNFLLEQAALQDSDQIKLPFSRKEWAEHLNTARPSLSREMGLLRDMGWIEFKGSHITLLNSREMQEYMRKGDNISG